A window of Thermodesulfobacteriota bacterium contains these coding sequences:
- the recD gene encoding exodeoxyribonuclease V subunit alpha — protein MAPERWGSGGGPGGGSGGGSAFSPLDLHLGRFLEGLEGRPCPELRLAAALASRAVGAGHVCLDLAAAAREAGVPVPCPELGPWVRALRETRVVGEPGTYAPLVLDPAGRLYLHRYWAYEDRLVRYLRERAGAFAPAGAPEQVCAALGRLFPASGREGGGGGEADPDWQRIAAAVAACRPFCVVSGGPGTGKTTAVVQILALLALLAPERAPRMALAAPTGKAASRLQESVRAAKGRLADGAGADAASAIPDQVSTVHRLLGALPGTPRFRHRADDPLPHDVVVVDEASMVDLPLMAKLVDALRPEARLLLLGDKDQLASVQAGAVLGDLCGGAAVGRFSDRLAGWVSESSGGDLGPWTGAAEGEGLADSVVLLRKSYRFGVGSGIGRASRLVNAGDGAGALGVLADPAAADTAWAPVPAPERLAAALREPVLRGYRGVVTAADPGAAHEAFGRVRLLCALRTSPYGVEAVNRLAEGILAAEGLIEPRGSWYAGRPVLVTENDYRVGLFNGDVGIALRDPSAGGALLVFFPAPDGALRRVPPARVPPHETAYALTVHKSQGSEFDEVLLVLGAQPSRVLTRELVYTGLTRARSRVEVWGTEAVFREAVSRRVERSSGLRDALWGPGNP, from the coding sequence ATGGCGCCTGAGCGTTGGGGTTCCGGGGGGGGCCCCGGGGGCGGCTCCGGCGGCGGGAGCGCGTTCTCGCCCCTGGACCTGCACCTCGGGCGCTTTCTCGAGGGGCTCGAGGGGCGCCCGTGCCCGGAGCTTCGCCTCGCCGCCGCCCTGGCGAGCCGCGCCGTGGGGGCGGGGCACGTGTGCCTGGATCTCGCCGCGGCGGCGCGAGAGGCCGGTGTCCCGGTCCCCTGTCCGGAGCTCGGGCCGTGGGTCCGGGCCCTCCGGGAGACCCGGGTCGTGGGGGAACCGGGCACGTACGCACCCCTCGTCCTCGACCCCGCGGGGCGGCTCTACCTCCACCGCTACTGGGCCTACGAGGACCGCCTGGTCCGGTACCTGCGGGAGCGGGCCGGCGCGTTCGCCCCGGCGGGCGCGCCGGAGCAGGTCTGCGCCGCCCTGGGCCGCCTCTTCCCCGCATCGGGGCGGGAGGGCGGGGGGGGAGGGGAGGCGGACCCCGATTGGCAGCGGATCGCGGCGGCGGTGGCGGCCTGCCGGCCCTTCTGCGTCGTCTCCGGCGGGCCGGGCACGGGGAAGACGACCGCGGTCGTGCAGATCCTCGCCCTGCTCGCCCTGCTCGCCCCGGAGCGAGCGCCGCGCATGGCGCTGGCCGCCCCCACGGGGAAGGCGGCCTCTCGGCTCCAGGAGTCGGTGCGGGCCGCCAAGGGCCGCCTGGCGGACGGGGCCGGCGCAGACGCAGCCTCGGCGATCCCCGACCAGGTCTCCACCGTGCACCGTCTCCTGGGGGCCTTGCCGGGGACGCCGCGCTTTCGCCACAGGGCCGACGACCCCCTGCCCCACGACGTGGTGGTGGTGGACGAGGCCTCCATGGTGGACCTGCCCCTCATGGCCAAGCTCGTGGACGCCCTGCGCCCCGAGGCGCGGCTGCTCCTCCTGGGGGACAAGGACCAACTCGCCTCGGTGCAGGCGGGCGCGGTGCTCGGGGACCTGTGCGGGGGGGCGGCCGTGGGGCGGTTCTCTGACCGCCTGGCCGGCTGGGTCTCCGAGAGCTCCGGCGGCGATCTGGGGCCGTGGACGGGAGCAGCCGAGGGCGAGGGGCTCGCCGACTCCGTGGTGCTCCTGCGCAAGAGCTACCGCTTCGGGGTGGGGAGTGGCATCGGGCGGGCGAGCCGGCTCGTGAACGCGGGCGACGGCGCGGGGGCGCTCGGGGTGCTTGCGGACCCCGCGGCGGCGGACACTGCTTGGGCCCCGGTTCCCGCGCCCGAGCGGCTGGCCGCGGCCCTGCGGGAACCGGTGCTCCGGGGCTACCGGGGCGTGGTGACGGCCGCCGACCCGGGGGCGGCCCACGAGGCCTTCGGGCGCGTTCGGCTCCTCTGCGCCCTGCGCACCTCGCCCTACGGGGTCGAGGCGGTGAACCGTCTGGCCGAGGGGATCCTGGCGGCCGAGGGGCTCATCGAGCCCCGGGGGAGCTGGTACGCCGGCCGCCCGGTCCTGGTGACCGAGAACGACTACCGGGTGGGGCTCTTCAACGGCGACGTGGGCATCGCCCTGCGCGACCCGAGCGCGGGCGGCGCGCTCCTGGTCTTCTTTCCAGCCCCCGACGGCGCGCTGCGCCGGGTGCCCCCGGCCCGGGTGCCCCCCCACGAGACCGCCTACGCCCTCACCGTGCACAAGAGCCAGGGGTCCGAGTTCGACGAGGTGCTCCTCGTCCTGGGGGCCCAGCCGAGCCGGGTGCTCACCCGGGAGCTCGTCTACACGGGTCTTACCCGGGCCCGCAGTCGCGTGGAGGTGTGGGGTACCGAAGCGGTCTTCCGCGAGGCCGTCTCCCGCCGCGTGGAGCGCTCCTCGGGCCTGCGCGACGCCCTGTGGGGCCCCGGAAACCCGTAA
- a CDS encoding outer membrane lipoprotein-sorting protein, with translation MRRLWIPLALAAALGPGAALALTAEEIVDRANRASFYAGDDGIARATLVISDKEGRTREREFTILRKDAEDGGEQLYYVYFHKPGDVRRTVFLVHKRVGRDDDRWLYLPALDLVRRIAASDKRTSFVGSHFFYEDVSGRSPAEDTHALAEETPEHYVLDNVPKDPRSVEFTRYRVWIDKQTFLPLAAEYTDAQGKVYRRMEVLEVKDVGGYPTVLRARMEDRNTGGSTLLTFEEVAYDKGISADIFTERYLRNPPREYIRR, from the coding sequence ATGAGACGCCTCTGGATCCCCCTGGCCCTGGCTGCCGCCCTCGGCCCCGGCGCCGCCCTTGCCCTGACCGCCGAGGAGATCGTGGACCGGGCGAACCGGGCCTCGTTCTATGCCGGGGACGACGGCATCGCCCGGGCCACCCTGGTCATCTCCGACAAGGAGGGCCGCACCCGGGAGCGGGAGTTCACCATCCTGCGCAAGGACGCCGAGGACGGGGGGGAGCAGCTCTACTACGTGTACTTCCACAAGCCCGGCGACGTGCGCCGCACGGTCTTCCTGGTGCACAAGAGGGTGGGGCGCGACGACGATCGGTGGCTCTACCTGCCGGCGCTGGACCTCGTGCGGCGCATCGCAGCCTCGGACAAGCGCACGAGCTTCGTGGGCTCCCATTTCTTCTACGAGGACGTCTCGGGGCGCTCCCCCGCCGAGGACACCCACGCCCTGGCGGAGGAGACCCCCGAGCACTACGTGCTCGACAACGTCCCCAAGGACCCGAGGAGCGTCGAGTTCACCCGCTACCGGGTCTGGATCGACAAGCAGACCTTCCTGCCCCTGGCCGCCGAGTACACCGACGCCCAGGGCAAGGTGTACCGCAGGATGGAGGTCCTCGAAGTCAAGGACGTGGGCGGCTACCCCACGGTGCTGCGGGCCCGCATGGAAGACCGCAACACCGGGGGGAGCACGCTGCTGACCTTCGAGGAGGTGGCCTACGACAAGGGCATCTCCGCCGACATCTTCACCGAGCGCTACCTGCGCAACCCGCCGCGGGAATATATACGGCGGTAG
- the recB gene encoding exodeoxyribonuclease V subunit beta → MRPQVFDLVHGPLEGRNLVEASAGTGKTYTIAGLFVRLLLEARLGVDQILVVTFTEAATEELRDRIRRRIRDALGAFRAGESGDALLAGLLADPEIDREWAAGWLRNALWGFDEAAVFTIHGFCQRVLAEKAFECGAPFEAEVTPDESGLLEEVVADFWRRELHGAPPGFLHYLQDRKVTLGALTRFAADWAGSPNLSVLPEGAAPPSAEREAVVGLAYRRVQELWRASGPELARLLAEAPGVHRGRYRPQGVPKLAREMDVFAAAGDPLAPCEALPRWSASAVAAAASKGFAPLEHPFFEACQELAELRAALEEDHGARLLALKQGLLTWVRQELPRWKAERNLRSFDDLLRGVQAALTGPAGPGLAAALAARYRAALIDEFQDTDPIQYEIFRRAFGGAGARLFLIGDPKQAIYSFRGADLFAYLDAARQAEARFTLDRNWRSTPDLLEAVNALFGRREAPFLFEDIGYQAVHSGDPRGKEPLRLDGAPDTAPLQVWFAPRGDAKLLDKADAWADIPRAVAGEVVRLLRAGQEGRATIGGRPVAPEHIACLVRTNRQAQLVQDSLREGGVPSVIHGAASLFDSREAEEMLRLLAALAEPGREGRVRAALATDLLGVGGEELHALAADDLAWDARLTRFRRYHELWAGAGAGGSFVAAARAVLAQEGVRARLLAYADGERRLTNVLHCVEVLQRAAVEGGLGPEALLQWLGRRVEEAREDEGRREAEEYQIRLESDAAAVQVVTIHKAKGLEYPIVFCPFAWEGLRATKADDPAVFHGPEDGRRLVLDLGSPDLGRHRALARREELAEALRLLYVAVTRARQRTYLVWGRYKETETSALGYLLHGPAGAGTLPPEDVVGAAAAALAPLGDGDLRDGLAQLSAAAGGRVGVADLPAGPAHRYAERAGGEEVFEARPPPAAIPADWGLASFSGFTSGSWERAAHPDRDALEPRAPEGAREAEGLEREAPPALSIFSFPRGARAGSCLHAVFEDLEFAGAGPAQVREVVAEKLALHGFGPEWREAVARMVEDVLAAPVLGPTEPFRLGNLEGGDRLTELEFHLPVGRVTREGLARVFGEHGGPDLPRDFAARLGELGFRPARGLLKGFIDLVFRSGGKYYLLDWKSNHLGDAAGDYGPEALQAAMAHHSYHLQYHLYAVALHRYLGRRVPGYRYEEHCGGAVYVFLRGVGAGGAHGVYRALPAREVVEALDRYFGGGGHGA, encoded by the coding sequence GTGAGACCGCAGGTCTTCGATCTCGTCCACGGCCCCCTCGAGGGGCGAAACCTGGTGGAGGCCTCCGCCGGCACGGGGAAGACCTACACCATCGCGGGGCTCTTCGTCCGCCTGCTCCTCGAGGCCCGGCTTGGGGTCGACCAGATCCTCGTGGTCACCTTCACCGAGGCGGCCACCGAGGAGCTGCGCGACCGCATCCGCCGGCGCATTCGCGACGCCCTGGGGGCCTTCCGCGCCGGCGAGAGCGGCGACGCGCTCCTGGCGGGGCTCCTGGCCGACCCCGAGATCGACCGGGAGTGGGCGGCGGGGTGGCTGAGAAATGCTCTGTGGGGGTTCGACGAGGCGGCCGTCTTCACGATCCACGGGTTCTGCCAGCGGGTCCTGGCCGAGAAGGCCTTCGAGTGCGGCGCCCCGTTCGAGGCGGAGGTGACCCCGGACGAGAGCGGGCTCTTGGAGGAGGTGGTCGCCGACTTTTGGCGCCGGGAGCTCCACGGCGCCCCGCCGGGGTTCCTCCACTACCTCCAGGACCGAAAGGTCACGCTCGGCGCCCTCACCCGCTTTGCCGCCGACTGGGCGGGCTCCCCGAACCTCTCGGTGCTCCCCGAGGGGGCGGCACCGCCCTCGGCGGAGCGGGAGGCCGTGGTGGGGCTGGCCTACCGCCGGGTGCAGGAGCTCTGGCGGGCCTCGGGCCCCGAGCTCGCCCGGCTCCTGGCCGAGGCCCCCGGGGTGCACCGGGGGCGGTACAGGCCCCAGGGCGTGCCGAAGCTCGCCCGGGAGATGGACGTCTTCGCGGCCGCCGGGGACCCCCTCGCCCCCTGCGAGGCCCTGCCGCGGTGGTCGGCCTCGGCGGTGGCGGCGGCGGCCTCCAAGGGGTTCGCACCCCTGGAGCACCCCTTCTTCGAGGCCTGCCAGGAGCTCGCGGAGCTTCGCGCCGCCCTGGAGGAGGACCACGGGGCCCGGCTCCTCGCCCTGAAGCAGGGGCTCCTCACCTGGGTCCGGCAAGAGCTTCCCCGGTGGAAGGCCGAGCGCAACCTGCGCTCCTTCGACGACCTCCTGCGGGGGGTCCAGGCCGCCCTCACGGGACCGGCCGGCCCCGGGCTCGCCGCAGCGCTCGCGGCGCGCTACCGGGCGGCCCTGATCGACGAGTTCCAGGACACGGACCCGATCCAGTACGAGATCTTCCGGCGGGCGTTCGGGGGAGCGGGGGCGCGGCTCTTCCTGATCGGCGACCCCAAGCAGGCGATCTACAGCTTCCGGGGGGCCGACCTGTTTGCCTATCTCGACGCGGCCCGGCAGGCCGAGGCCCGCTTCACCCTGGACCGCAACTGGCGCTCCACCCCCGACCTCCTGGAGGCCGTGAACGCCCTCTTCGGCCGCCGGGAGGCACCCTTCCTCTTCGAAGACATCGGGTACCAGGCCGTGCATTCCGGAGACCCCCGGGGCAAGGAGCCCCTGCGCCTCGACGGCGCGCCGGACACGGCTCCGCTCCAGGTGTGGTTCGCGCCCCGGGGCGACGCCAAGCTCCTGGACAAGGCCGACGCCTGGGCGGATATCCCCCGGGCGGTGGCCGGGGAGGTGGTGCGCCTGCTGCGGGCCGGGCAGGAAGGCCGGGCGACCATTGGCGGCCGCCCGGTGGCGCCCGAGCACATCGCGTGCCTTGTGCGCACCAACCGCCAGGCCCAGCTCGTGCAGGACTCCCTGCGGGAGGGCGGGGTGCCCAGCGTGATCCACGGCGCCGCGAGCCTCTTCGACTCCCGGGAGGCCGAGGAGATGCTGCGCCTCCTGGCAGCCCTGGCCGAGCCGGGCAGGGAGGGCCGGGTGCGGGCGGCCCTGGCCACGGACCTCCTGGGGGTCGGGGGGGAGGAGCTCCACGCGCTGGCCGCGGACGACCTGGCCTGGGACGCCCGGCTGACCCGGTTCCGGCGCTACCACGAGCTGTGGGCGGGGGCGGGGGCCGGCGGAAGTTTCGTGGCGGCGGCCCGGGCGGTGCTGGCGCAGGAGGGGGTGCGGGCGCGCCTGCTCGCGTACGCCGACGGGGAGCGGCGGCTCACCAACGTGCTCCACTGCGTGGAGGTGCTCCAGCGCGCGGCCGTGGAGGGGGGGCTCGGCCCCGAGGCGCTCCTCCAGTGGCTCGGCCGCCGGGTCGAGGAGGCGCGGGAGGACGAGGGCAGGCGGGAGGCCGAGGAGTACCAGATCCGCCTGGAGAGCGACGCAGCGGCGGTGCAGGTGGTAACGATCCACAAGGCCAAGGGGCTGGAGTACCCCATCGTCTTCTGCCCCTTCGCGTGGGAGGGCCTGCGCGCAACCAAGGCGGACGATCCTGCGGTGTTCCACGGACCCGAAGACGGCCGGCGCCTGGTGCTCGACCTGGGGTCCCCGGACCTGGGGCGCCACCGGGCCCTGGCCCGGCGGGAGGAGCTGGCCGAGGCGCTGCGCCTCCTGTACGTGGCCGTTACCCGGGCCCGGCAGCGCACCTACCTCGTATGGGGGCGCTACAAGGAGACCGAGACCTCGGCCCTGGGCTACCTCCTCCACGGGCCGGCCGGCGCGGGGACGCTCCCCCCGGAGGACGTGGTGGGCGCGGCGGCCGCGGCCCTGGCGCCCCTGGGCGACGGCGATTTGCGCGACGGCCTGGCGCAGCTCTCTGCCGCCGCGGGCGGGCGCGTGGGGGTGGCCGATCTGCCCGCCGGGCCGGCCCATCGGTACGCCGAGCGGGCCGGGGGCGAGGAGGTCTTCGAGGCCCGCCCCCCGCCCGCCGCCATCCCCGCCGACTGGGGCCTGGCGAGCTTTTCGGGGTTCACCTCCGGGAGCTGGGAGCGGGCCGCCCATCCCGACCGGGACGCCCTGGAGCCCCGGGCGCCGGAGGGGGCGCGGGAGGCGGAAGGGCTGGAACGGGAGGCCCCCCCGGCCTTGTCCATCTTCTCCTTTCCTCGGGGGGCGCGGGCCGGAAGCTGCCTCCACGCGGTCTTCGAGGACCTGGAGTTCGCTGGGGCCGGGCCGGCGCAGGTGCGGGAGGTGGTGGCCGAGAAGCTCGCGCTCCACGGGTTCGGGCCCGAGTGGCGCGAGGCGGTGGCCAGGATGGTGGAGGACGTCCTCGCGGCGCCGGTGCTGGGGCCGACGGAACCCTTCCGACTGGGAAACCTGGAGGGGGGCGATCGGCTCACGGAGCTCGAGTTCCACCTGCCCGTCGGGCGGGTGACCCGGGAGGGCCTGGCCCGGGTCTTCGGGGAGCACGGCGGTCCCGACCTCCCCCGCGACTTCGCCGCGCGCCTGGGAGAGCTCGGATTCCGCCCGGCCCGGGGGCTCCTCAAGGGCTTCATCGACCTGGTGTTTCGCAGCGGGGGGAAGTACTACCTCCTGGACTGGAAGTCGAACCACCTGGGGGACGCCGCCGGAGACTACGGGCCCGAGGCCCTCCAGGCGGCCATGGCGCACCACTCCTACCACCTCCAGTACCACCTCTACGCCGTGGCCCTGCACCGGTACCTGGGGCGCCGGGTCCCGGGCTACCGCTACGAGGAGCACTGCGGCGGAGCGGTGTACGTGTTCCTGCGGGGGGTCGGCGCCGGCGGTGCCCACGGTGTCTACCGGGCGCTGCCTGCCCGGGAGGTGGTCGAGGCCCTGGACCGGTACTTCGGAGGAGGCGGCCATGGCGCCTGA
- a CDS encoding MMPL family transporter: MGRRITDFSVRHPKLVLLLALVLTALTLVRVGNIRVDTDPENMLDEDEAVRVFHNEVKRAFALSDMLVLGVVNETHPDGVFNPETLGKVYRIAEGARAIEGVVVADLLAPSTVDDILQAGLGAVRFQYLMERPPETREEALHLRDRAMANPLLHGTLVSEDGKALALYVPIVEKKIAHRVGEALRALVAAEPPGGEAYHLTGLPVAEDTFGVEMFRQMAISAPLAGLVVFLLMLFFFRKLSLVVAPMVVAMLTVIATMGSLISTGNTVHIMSSMIPIFLMPIAVVDSVHILSMFFDRYQTLKDRSRTLHVVMEELFAPMLYTSLTTFAGFASLALTPIPPVQVFGLFVGLGVAVAWLLTVTLVPAYIMLFIPERTLESFGATAHGEDDEGHSPLARLMVWTGRVTQQRAKIWLALTAGVIALSAWGISRIQINDNPVKWFVPSHPIRVADEVLNRHFGGTYEAYLVFEPPVSAGDLDRELAGVRRWMGELRDEASPGARAVVEALAGRLEALAAEQVRAERPNPAAVVDGLAGALEGLAAEAPEELADELEILAEDLEDQRTALHTFKTPEVLRWVEGLQEYLAAHHIVGKSNGLTDVVKKVHGELFEGRSEAFRTPDSAAAVAQTILSYQSSHNPEHVWHLVTPDFRHLNLWVQLRSGDNKDMEAVLGEVESYLAANPPPVPLDHAWAGLTYLNVVWQDRMVKGMLSSLLGSFAVVLVMMIFLFRSVLWGLLSMIPLSVTIAFIYGLIGLVGKDYDMPVAVLSSLTLGMSVDFAIHYLQRCRECYRETGSWDRAAVLMSLAPSRAIARNAVVIAVGFLPLLFAPLVPYRTVGFFLATIMAVSAVATVVILPSLAKLLQDRLFRGEAPACPIENQAA; this comes from the coding sequence ATGGGCCGCCGCATCACCGACTTCTCCGTACGCCATCCCAAGCTCGTCCTCCTCCTCGCCCTCGTTCTCACGGCCCTGACCCTGGTGCGGGTAGGGAACATTCGGGTGGACACGGACCCGGAGAACATGCTCGACGAGGACGAGGCGGTCCGCGTCTTCCACAACGAGGTGAAGCGGGCCTTTGCCCTCTCGGACATGCTCGTCCTCGGGGTGGTGAACGAGACCCACCCCGACGGGGTCTTCAACCCCGAGACCCTGGGGAAGGTGTACCGGATCGCCGAGGGCGCCCGGGCCATCGAGGGCGTGGTGGTGGCCGACCTCCTGGCCCCGAGCACCGTGGACGACATCCTCCAGGCGGGGCTGGGGGCGGTGCGGTTCCAGTACCTGATGGAGCGCCCCCCCGAGACCCGGGAAGAGGCGCTCCACCTGCGGGACCGGGCCATGGCCAACCCGCTGCTCCACGGCACCCTGGTGAGCGAGGACGGCAAGGCGCTCGCCCTCTACGTGCCCATCGTGGAGAAGAAGATCGCCCACCGGGTGGGGGAGGCGCTGCGGGCGCTGGTGGCCGCCGAGCCCCCGGGGGGGGAGGCGTACCACCTCACGGGGCTCCCCGTGGCGGAAGACACCTTCGGGGTGGAGATGTTTCGCCAGATGGCCATTTCGGCCCCCCTGGCGGGGCTCGTGGTGTTCCTCCTCATGCTCTTCTTCTTCCGGAAGCTCTCCCTCGTGGTGGCGCCCATGGTGGTGGCCATGCTCACGGTGATCGCCACCATGGGCTCCCTGATCAGCACGGGGAACACGGTGCACATCATGAGCTCCATGATCCCCATCTTCCTCATGCCCATCGCGGTGGTGGACTCGGTCCACATCCTGTCGATGTTCTTCGACCGCTACCAGACCCTCAAGGACCGCTCCCGCACCCTCCACGTGGTGATGGAGGAGCTCTTCGCCCCCATGCTGTACACGAGCCTCACCACCTTTGCGGGGTTTGCGAGCCTGGCCCTCACCCCCATCCCCCCGGTGCAGGTGTTCGGGCTCTTCGTGGGGCTGGGCGTGGCGGTGGCGTGGCTCCTCACGGTGACGCTGGTGCCCGCCTACATCATGCTCTTCATCCCGGAGCGGACCCTCGAGAGCTTCGGCGCCACCGCCCATGGGGAAGACGACGAGGGCCACTCACCCCTGGCCCGCCTCATGGTCTGGACCGGGCGAGTCACCCAGCAGCGCGCCAAGATCTGGCTCGCCCTCACCGCCGGCGTCATCGCGCTCTCGGCGTGGGGGATCAGCCGCATCCAGATCAACGACAACCCGGTGAAGTGGTTCGTGCCGAGCCACCCCATCCGGGTCGCCGACGAGGTGTTGAACCGCCACTTCGGGGGCACCTACGAGGCCTACCTGGTCTTCGAGCCCCCGGTCTCTGCCGGGGACCTGGATCGTGAACTCGCGGGGGTGCGCCGCTGGATGGGGGAGCTCCGGGACGAGGCTTCACCCGGGGCAAGGGCGGTGGTCGAGGCCCTGGCCGGACGCCTGGAAGCCCTGGCGGCCGAGCAGGTCCGGGCCGAGCGCCCGAACCCGGCCGCGGTGGTGGACGGGCTCGCCGGGGCCCTCGAGGGTTTGGCGGCGGAGGCTCCGGAGGAGCTGGCCGACGAGCTCGAGATCCTGGCCGAGGACCTGGAGGACCAGCGCACCGCGCTCCACACTTTCAAGACCCCGGAGGTCCTGCGCTGGGTCGAGGGGCTCCAGGAGTACCTGGCCGCCCACCACATCGTGGGCAAGTCCAACGGCCTCACCGACGTGGTGAAGAAGGTGCACGGGGAGCTCTTTGAGGGCCGGTCCGAGGCGTTTCGCACCCCCGATTCGGCCGCGGCCGTGGCCCAGACGATCCTCTCCTACCAGTCGAGCCACAACCCGGAGCACGTGTGGCACCTGGTGACCCCCGACTTCCGGCACCTCAACCTGTGGGTGCAACTGCGCAGCGGCGACAACAAGGACATGGAGGCGGTGCTGGGCGAGGTGGAGTCCTACCTGGCCGCCAACCCCCCGCCCGTGCCCCTGGATCACGCCTGGGCCGGGCTCACCTACCTGAACGTGGTCTGGCAGGACCGGATGGTGAAGGGGATGCTCTCGAGCCTCCTGGGGAGCTTCGCCGTGGTCCTGGTGATGATGATCTTCCTCTTCCGCTCGGTGCTCTGGGGGCTCCTCTCCATGATCCCCCTCTCGGTCACCATCGCCTTCATCTACGGCCTGATCGGGCTCGTCGGCAAGGACTACGACATGCCCGTTGCCGTGCTCTCGAGCCTCACGCTCGGCATGAGCGTCGACTTCGCCATCCACTACCTCCAGCGCTGCCGCGAGTGCTATCGGGAGACCGGCTCCTGGGACCGGGCGGCGGTGCTCATGTCGCTGGCGCCCTCCCGGGCCATCGCCCGCAACGCCGTGGTGATCGCGGTGGGTTTCTTGCCCCTGCTGTTTGCGCCGCTGGTGCCCTATCGGACCGTCGGCTTCTTCCTGGCCACCATCATGGCGGTCTCGGCGGTGGCCACGGTGGTGATCCTGCCGTCGCTCGCCAAGCTGCTCCAGGACCGGCTCTTCCGGGGAGAGGCCCCGGCCTGCCCCATCGAGAACCAGGCGGCCTGA